The Microbacterium trichothecenolyticum sequence GCCTACGTTTTCACGATCCTCTGACCGCGCGGGTCCGCATCCGACGCCCCGCGCGCCCTCCGACAGGGCACGTGCCGGTCAGCCGCAGGCGACCTCGCTGACACTGGTGCGCACGGGGTTGACCATCGGCGTGTGAACCAGGGACACCTCGGCGCTGTCGTCCGGGGAGCCCTCGAACGTCACCGTCATGGTGTGCGCGTCCTGGGGCCCGTTGACGGCCCACAGGCGACCGACCGGACGCCCGAGATGCTCACCGTTGGTGACCGACACGTCGACGCCGTCGAAGGTCGCACCGACGAATGTGGCGCCGCTGGGTCCGTAGAACTGCAGATCCGTGCCGAGCACGCCCTTCGGATAGTTCAGAGCCGGGTTGATGTAGCTGACCAGACTGTCGGAGGTCGCCTTGTCGATCGCGTTCACGAAGGTGACCGTCATCGTGTACCGCGGCACGGAGGAACACCGATCGACGACCACGTCGGCCGACATCCACGTGTAGTAACTCAGTTTCGCCTCGGTGAGGTCGTTGACGAAGACACTTAGTGTGGTGCGGTCCGCGTCGTCGGACGCCGGGAGGGGCCCGAGCAGTCGCGAACCGGCGAGCGCGCTCTCGACACCCTCGTCGAAGGACGAGAAGTACACGCGGTTCTCGTCCACGGCCTGCACGATGGCCGCGGCGAACGGCACCGGCTCGAAGTCGCCGGACGAGACGGCGTCGAAGACCTCGACGGCAGCCGCCGCGAAGAAGGCGTCCTGGGCGGCGTTCTTCGGATACTTCGCGTACACATCGCTCAGCAGGACTTTCACGGCGTCCGACGAGGTGAGCTCGTCACCGGTGGCGAGTGTGATGGGCCCCGTTGCGCGCAGGATGTACGAGAGCACGACGGGGTCGATCGAGATGACACCGTCGACGGGCGTTGCGAATGTCTCCGTCCAGTAGGCCTTGGCCAGCTCCGCCGAGAGAGTGAAGTCGGGCGTCGACGTCACGTCCTGGGACCAGCGACCGATCTTGTCGTCGTACAGCTTCACGACCTCGGGATCCAGCGGGACGATCGGCGTCGCGCGGTTGTTGGTGAAATCACCGCTTGCGGCCTGCTGGGCGATCTCCATCTTGCCGCCCGCGAAGCGCAGCATGACCACCGATGCGGGGATACCGCCCAGCCCGCGGGCCTCGGCGTTGTTCTGCACGAGGAGCAGGTAGTTCTTCGGAGCGTCCTGCCCCATCATCGACGGGAGGTAAGGCACGAGGGCATCGGCGCGAGAGAGCGCCGGCTGCAGCGCCGTGACGGCTCCGGCCAGCTGCGACAACGGCGCCTGCAGCACACCGGGGGTTCGTTGGACATCGACGTCGGCGAGAGCATCGGCCGCCTTCTCGCCCGCTGCGGCAGCGGTGGAGACGGGTCCTGCCAACGTCGACAACGCATCGAGGTCGAAGACCCCGCCCGCAGGTCGCAGAAGCGCAGGGTCGACATCGGAGAGCGCGGGCAGTACGCCCTGAGCCAACTCGTCCACCGCCACGGTCGACGCGCGGACGGCATGCAGGGTAGGACCGATGAACGGCGCCTGCTCTGCGATCCACCACATCGGGGTGTCGGCGGCTCCGCGCGCGGCCGACGCGTGCTTCTGCAGCTTCTCGACCGACGCGGCGAGCGCCTGCCGGTCATCGGAGCCGAAATCGCCCTGCAATTGCGAGACGACCGGGACCGCGGCTCGCAATTCCTTCTGAGCGATGAATGCACCGATCGCCACTGAGGCAGCGAGGGCGATCACCATCGCGACCACCGCGCCGAGCGCGATCCACGCAATTTTCGTGGGGTTCATCTGGCGGAGGAATATACGCGACATGTCATTCCGATCACGCCGAGAATCAGGCCTCCGGCGTCGTCCGCGACGGGGATCGTCGCGCGAATGGGTATGCTACCGGAATCGGATGCAAAGGCAGCTGGTCGCGTGCTGTGCGACGTCGCCGGGGGTGCATTCGAAAGTGCCACAGAAAGACAGGAGACGCGTGGGACATCGCCGCACGCCTTCCGTCGCGATCATCGGTACGCGGGGATACCCGAGTTACTACGGGGGCTTCGAGACGGCTGTGCGCCGTCTCGCTCCGTATCTGGTCGAGCACGGTTGGGATGTGTCGGTGTACGGGCGTCCCGGTGCCGTCGAGTCTGACGATCCCGAACGCGATTCGCGCGTTCTCTCCCGCCTGACCAGAGGCATCGACTCCCGCGCCCTGAGCACGTTGTCGTACGGCTTCACGTCCACGTTCGACGCGGCGCGACGCCGCCCCGACGTGGCGCTCATCATGAACGTCGCGAACGGTTTCTGGCTCCCGATGCTGCGAGCTCGTGGCATCCCGACCGTCGTGAACGTCGACGGCCTCGAGTGGGAACGCGAGAAGTGGAGCGCGCTGGGCAAGGCGGTGTTCCGCGCGGGCGCCCAGGTCACCGCGAAATGGTCGACCGAGCGGGTCGTCGACGCGCGGACGATCGGCGACGCCTGGCAGAGCCGCTTCGGCGTCGGTGGCGAGTTCATCCCGTACGGCGCCGACGTGCCCCCGCCGCTCCCGGTCGAGCCCGGGTTCGCGCATCGGGGGTACTCGCTCATCGTCGCGCGCTTCGTGCCGGAGAACACCGTCGGAGCCTTCTTCGACGCTGCCGAACGACTGGCCACGACTCACGACGTCATCGCGGTCGGTTCGGCCGGCTACGGCGGCGATCTCGACGAGCGCGCCGCGGCCCTCGACGCGCGCGTGCCCCGCTTCCACTGGCTCGGTCACGTGCACGATGACAACCGCTTGAACAGTCTGTGGCAGCACGCCGGTGCGTACTTTCACGGGCACAGTGTCGGAGGCACGAACCCCGCCCTGGTGCAGGCCATGGCCGCGGGAGCTCCCATCGTCGCGCGCGACACCGTTCACACCCGTGAGGTTCTCGGGGCGGACGCGGGCATCTTTACCGGTCCTGCCCCCGCAGACATCGAGTCGGCACTGCGGGGTCTGCTGGCCGACCCGGGGCGTCAGCAGCAGCTGAGCGAAGCGGCGGTACGGCGTGCACGGGACGCCTACTCGTGGGAGAGCGTCAATGCCGCGTACGAGCGGCTGTTGCGGGCCCAGTTGCCGTCCGTCGACGGCGCGGGTACCGCGGAGGCACCGCGGGAACGGGAACGCTGACCTCATGGGCATCGCCGGGAAGATCATCCACGACCAGCGCGAGCGTCTGCGCGAGGCCGGCAGCGACCGGTGGCGCATCGTGAGCGCGCAACTGGCGGCGAAGGTCGGCCCGATGGCTGTGCGGGGTGCCCTTCTCTCGCCCCGGTTGGGCTCCGTGCACGGCCTCCCCCTCATCGGGCGCGGTGTTCGGGTGCGAAATGCGCACCTCGTGCACGCCGGATCCGATCTGATCGTCGAGGACTTCGCGGAGATTCAAGGCCTCAGCCGCGACGGCATCCGTTTCGGCGACAAGGTGTCGATCGGCGCGGGCACCCTCATTCGCCCGAGCAGCTACTACTCGCGCGCCATCGGGGTGGGCCTGGTCATGGGCGACGGAAGCAGCCTGTCACCCGGGTGCTACATCGGGTGCTCCGGGGGCGTGACGATCGGCGAGAAGACGATGCTCGGCCCGGGCGTGCGGGTCTTCGCCGAAGATCACGTGATGACCGACCCCTCGGTCGACGTGAAGTCCCAGGGCGTCGAGTGGTCTCCGATCACGATCGGCTCCGGCTGCTGGATCGCGAGCGGAGTGACCATCACCTCCGGGGTGACGATCGGTGACGGTGTCGTCGTGGCCGCCGGCGCGGTGGTGACGCGCGACGTGCCCGCCGGTGCCGTCTACGGCGGCATCCCCGCCCGGGAGCTGAAGTCGCGGAGCACGTCGTGAGCCGCCGCCGGCGATGCATCGTCGTGCATCCCTCCGACGAGATGTACGGCGCGGATCGCGTACTGCTCGAGGTCCTGCGCACCTGCCCGTCCGATGTCGAGGTGGAAGTGTGGCTTCCGACCGACGTCGATTACCCCGAGCGCCAGCTCTCGCGGGCGCTTCAGGATGCCGGGATCCCGGTGCGCCGGCTCGCGTTGCCGATCATGCGCCGGGCGTACCTGCGCCCCGCCCGTCTGCCCGGTCTCGCCTGGCGCACGGTGATCACGAGTGCACGCCTGCTCGCGGCTCGACCGAGCCTGGTGTACCTGAACACCGCGGCCGCGGCTCTCGCGGCGCCGGGCGCCCGTCTCTCGGGCGCGCGCGTCGTGCTGCACCTTCATGAGCACATCGACGAACGTTCGCGCGCCGTGCTTCCCTTCCTGCGACTCGCCGACCGCATCATCGCGGTGAGTTCCGCCGTCGCCGACGTGCTCCCCGCGGCCCTGCGGGGCCGCACCCACGTGGTCAACAACGGTTTCGACTCCGCGCCGGCGACGCCCCTGCCCTCGTTCGAGGGCGGCATCCGCGTGGTCATCGCCAGCCGGTGGAACGCCTGGAAGGGCCACCGGGTGCTGCTGACGGCCTGGAACGCCACGGCGCGCACCGACCTGCGGCTCACGATCCTGGGAGACCGGCCGCCGAGCGGGGAGGCGGTGGACGTGCCCGCACTCGTCGCGGAATCTCCCCGAGCGGACACGATCACGGTGGTCGGTCCGACCTCCGACGTGCGGGCACATCTCGACGCGGCGCACGTCGTCGTCGTCCCCAGCATCCAGCCCGACCCCTTGCCCACGATCGCGATCGAGACGCTGGGCGCGGGCCGGGCCCTGCTGGCGAGCGACGGCGGAGGCCTCCGTGAGATCGCCGGCGACAGTCAGCTGCTCGTCGCCCCCGGCGATGTGCGGGCATGGACAGACGCCCTCGACGGGCTCGACGAGCACGCGCTCCGTCGGGCTGCGAGCACCGCGCGCGACAGATTCGACCGGCTCTTCTCGCGCGACACCTTCGACCGCCGCATCGGGGAAGAACTCTGGAATGGGGCATCCCGATCGTGACGTTCTCTCCCGCCAGGGCCTACGCCCGCCCGCCCCTCTCCGCCCGGACGCGTCTGCTGACGCTCGTGCTCATCGCCGCGGTCGTCGCGAGCTCGTTCCTCGGCCGCTACGACGCCGAGATCGCCGGCTTCCGTGTTCGCATCGAGCAGGTGGTCCCGCTGGCTCTCGCGGCCTGGATGCTGGTACACCCGGCGCTGCGGCGGGCATTCCTGCGCGCGCTGCGGCACCCCGTGCCGCTCGTGTACGCCGCCTTCGTCGTGTGGAACATCGTCGCGACGCTCGTCTTCTCGCCGAGCCTGACGTGGAGCGCGTCGATCGTCATCTGGCTGTTCATCGACCTGCTGCTGCTGGTGTCGATGATGGCGATCGCCGAGGGGGCGGATCTGGCTGAGCGGCTGGGACGGCTCTCGGTCATGCCCTGGGCGCTCGTGGGCTTCGCCGCGTACGTCGTGGCGAACCTGACCCGCGGTCAGGTGGCCCTCGGCACCGATTTCGACTACCTCTACGAGGTGTATGTCGCACGGGTGAGCGCCATCGAGGCGAACATCTACGCCTCGATCCTCGTCTTCTGGACGCTGCTGGCCATCACGCGCCGAGGGATCGGGCGCTGGGAGACCGCGGCCATCGCCGTGGCCGTCCCGCTGGGACTGGTCGCCTCGCAGACGCGGACCGCGGTGTTCAGTCTCGTGCTGGGCCTCGGCGTCTTCGGCATCTTCACGCTCTTGTCGCGCCGGTCCTCGTGGCGCGAGCGTCTTACCCGCGTCCTCCCCTCGGCGGTGCTCGTCGGCACCCTCGTGGTGACCTACGTGATCGTCGCCGCTCTCGGCGGCACGGCCCCGGCGGATCGCACGCTTCCCGCGACGGCGAGTCCTTCGGCATCCGTCTCGACGACGGCCGACCCCTCGCCGGCCCCCACCCGCGAGCCCGATCCGACCAATCCCGAGCAGCAGAACAAGATCGGCGATGTCGACTTCCAGGGCGGCACGATCGCGTTCCGTGTCGAGGTTGCGCGGCTTGCGGCCGAAGAGATGCACGGCGCCAATCTGTGGTTCGGCAACGGGCACGAACACGTTCGGACTCCGCCACGACCAACCGGGCACGCCGGGCATCAGCGGGCACATCATCATGCTGCCCGTGCAGGTGCTCTACGACGCGGGGATCGTGGGACTCGCTCTGCTGATCACCCTCTTCGTCGCCGTGTTCGTCGGCGTGCCCCGGCAGCGCAAGCCCGTCGCAGCGGGGCTCCTGGCCTCGTACCTGCTGTCGGCGACGCTGACGAGCATGTTCTGGTTCGCGATCACCTGGATCCTCATCGCGGTCCTGCTGCGCCCCCTCGCGGACGACGAGCGTGACCTCCCCCGCCCCTGAGCCGCCCCGGCCGCACCGGGCTCGCAGTGTCGCCCTCCTCACGGCCGTCTCGGCCCTGTCGGCGGTCTCCCCCCTCATCGCGCTTCCCCTGATCACGCGTGCCGCCGGCCCCGACGGCTTCGCCGAGATCGCCATCGGACAGGCTCTGGGCACCCTCGCCGCCACGGTCATCACCTTCGGCTGGGCCGTACGGGGTCCGGTCGAGGTCGCCCGTTCGGCGGACCCGGCTCGCGTGTTCCGCGCCAGCATCGCGGTTCGGGGCGCCAACAGCCTCGTCGCGCTCCCCCTGGTCGCCCTCGTGGCGGCTCTGGCGAGCCACGCCGATGACCACGCCCTCGCGATCGTATCGGCGCTGGCCTTCTCGTTGCAGGGTCTCTCCCTGAGCTGGTACGCCGTCGGCGTCGGCCGGCCGCTGCTGTCGCTGGTGTTCGATGCGGCGCCTCGCATCGTACTCAACCTCGCCGGAGCCGTCGCTGCCCTTCTGACCGGCATCCCTCTGCTCTACCCCGCTCTGCTGCTGGTCGGCACGCTGGCGGCGTTTCTCGTCGCGACCTGGCTCCTGGGGCTACGCGAGCGCTTCTCACCCCGCGCGGCGCTGCGCGATGCGCGTGCGGCGTACGCCGGCGGCTGGCGCACGGCACTGGCCGCCGCGCTGCTCACCTTCTCGGAGACGGCACCGCTGTCGACATTGGGCGTGGCGACCTCGCCCGCGGCCATCGGCTTCGCCCCGTTCGACCGGGTGTTGAAGTACGGGTACATCGGCGTCTACATGATCACGGGCTCGTTCCAGGGCTGGGTGTCGTCGGCCCCCGGCGACGCCGGCCTGCGGCGGATGCGGCGTGCCCTCGGCATCCACGCCCTGCTCGCGCTCGTGCTGGGCACCGGCTTCGCCCTCGTGGTGCCCTGGGCGACGCCCATCGTCTTGGGGCCCGGATTCGACATCGGCCCGCTCACCGCGCTTCTCGGAGCCGTGGCCCTCGCCGCCATGACGATGGCCACGGCCCTCGGGATGTGCGTCGTGCTGCCCTCCGGCCGCGATGGCGCCTACCTGGTGGCGGTGTGCGTCGGCGCCCTGCTCGTCGTGCCCGCCGTCCTCATCGGCGCCGCGGCGCTGGGCGTCGCGGGAGCGGCGGCCGGCGTGGCGGTGGTGCAGCTGGCGGTGCTCGGCGTCCTCGGGCTCACCGCGGTGCGCATCCTGCGCGGGCGCTGAACCGCCGCCTCGGCGACCGCCCTCGCGGTCGAGCCGACGAGGAGCTCGGCAGCGTCAGGCCAGCACGTACCCGGCCACCGAGAGGGCCACCCACACTGCGGTGAAGACGGTTCCCATCAGGACGGGTCCCCAGAAGCGGCCAGACAGCCCCACGAAGACGGATGCCGCGATCCCCAGCCCCACCAGGAGGGCCACCGGCATGCCCGAGACCGTTCCCGCGAACACGATCGGGATGACGGCGAAGGCCACCGCGGCGACCGCGGCGGCCACGACGCGGGCGTTGTTCGCAGACAGAAGCGTGCGGGCGTACGAGAGGGCGGCCGGGTAGACGAACCCGATCGCGAACACGGTGAGCAGGACCACGACGACGAACGGCGCGGCGACACCGAGCAGGAGCCACCGCGGGGACAGGGCGGCCAAGGCGGGCCAACCGACAGAGCCCGCCGCGACGCCGGCGACGAAGGGCAGCACCGCTCCCAGCACGAGGGCCCACAGCACGTCGAGACCGCGCAGGCGCAAGAAGCCGGCCGGGCGCGCGCGGGCGATGAGGCCGAGCCCCGTGCCGCCCACGACAATGGATGCCAGCACGCTGCCGACACTGCGACCGGCGGCGCCGTCGAACGCAACGCCGGCGAGGAGTCCCACCACGACGGCCACGACGAGTGCGGCCGCGGCAGCGACGAGGGGCTTCCACGTGCCGATGAAGCCGCCGACGCGGGCCTGGGTCGCGCGAGTCGAGGTCCGCTCCTCGCGTGTCGACCGCGCGGAAGGGCTGGGCTCGGCCGGGTCGGAGCCGATGGCCAGGTCGTCGATCCGAACGGTCGAGGGGCGGGCGCTCTCGGTCCGCGCCTCGCGACGGGAGCGTCGGCTCGGCTCGACGGGGTTGTCACTCACCCGTTCAGCTTACGGGTTTCACCCGCGTAGCCCGCGTGCCGCGAGCTCCGGCTTGCCTCACAGCCCGCGCTGATCGCTGCGGCCCACCCGCTCTGCACCGGGCGGCAGGCTCACGGCGCATGCCCGGCGTCGAAGCATCCGCGGGAACGACAAAGGCCGGGCCCGAAGGCCCGGCCCGTGCCGAGTGGAGTCTGGAGAGACTTACTTGAGGATCTTGGTGACGGTACCGGCACCGACGGTGCGGCCACCCTCACGGATCGCGTAGCCGAGGCCCTCTTCCATGGCGATCGGCTGGATGAGCTCGACCGACATCTCGGTGGTGTCACCGGGCATGACCATCTCGGTGCCCTCGGGCAGCGTGATGACGCCGGTCACGTCCGTGGTACGGAAGTAGAACTGCGGGCGGTAGTTGGTGAAGAACGGGTTGTGGCGGCCGCCCTCTTCCTTGGACAGGATGTACGCCGTGCCCTCGAAGTTGGTGTGGGGGGTGACCGAACCGGGCTTCACGACGACCTGACCGCGCTCGACGTCGTCACGCTTGGTGCCGCGCAGGAGCAGACCACAGTTCTCGCCGGCCCAGGCCTCGTCGAGCTGCTTGTGGAACATCTCGATACCCGTGACCGTGGTCTTCTGCGTCGGGCGGATGCCGACGATCTCGACCTCGGAGTTGATCGCGAGGGTACCGCGCTCGGCGCGGCCCGTGACGACCGTGCCACGACCGGTGATCGTGAAGACGTCCTCGATGGGCATGAGGAAGGGCTTGTCCTTGTCACGCACCGGGTCGGGGATCGACTCGTCGACGGCCTCCATGAGCTCGACGATCGAGTTGACCCACTGCTCGTCACCTTCGAGAGCCTTGAGGCCCGAGACGCGCACGACGGGGGCGTTGTCGCCGTCGAAGTCCTGCGACGAAAGGAGCTCGCGAACCTCGAGCTCGACGAGCTCCAGGATCTCCTCGTCGTCGACCATGTCGCTCTTGTTCAGCGCGACGAGCAGGTAGGGCACGCCGACCTGCTTGGCGAGCAGGACGTGCTCACGGGTCTGCGCCATCGGGCCGTCGGTGGCGGCGACCACGAGGATCGCGCCGTCCATCTGAGCGGCACCGGTGATCATGTTCTTGATGTAGTCGGCGTGACCGGGGGCGTCGACGTGAGCGTAGTGACGCTTGGGGGTCTCGTACTCGACGTGCGAGATGTTGATCGTGATACCGCGCTGACGCTCTTCCGGCGCGGAGTCGATCGACGCGAAGTCACGCTGAACGTTGGTGGCCGACGGGAACTTGTCGGCGAGCACCTTCGAGATGGCAGCGGTGAGCGTGGTCTTGCCGTGGTCGACGTGACCGATCGTTCCGATGTTCACGTGCGGCTTGGTCCGCTCGAACTTGGCCTTAGCCACTGGGTCCTCCTCAGGACGTTGGTTGCGAGATCTCGGGCGCTGGATTGCGACCGGTTCTTCGCGGGGATGGTTCTCAGGTTACTAGAGAGTCGGTATTCAGTTTGAGCGGATGCCGGGAACCTGAGCAGAACCCGGGGCTCCCGGCATCCGTGAGGGCGGTGTTACTCGCCCTTGTTCTTCTGGACGATCTCGTCGGCCACGGCCTTCGGGACATCGGCGTAGCTGTCGAACTCCATGGAGTAGACGGCACGGCCCGAGGTCTTCGAACGCAGGTCGCCGATGTAGCCGAACATCTCGGACAGCGGCACGTTGGCGCGGACGACCTTGACGCCGGCGGCGTCTTCCATCGACTGGATCTGGCCACGACGCGAGTTCAGGTCGCCGATGACATCACCCATGTACTCCTCGGGAGTACGCACCTCGACAGCCATGATCGGCTCGAGGATGGTCGGGTTCGCCTTGCGGACGGCCTCCTTGAAGCCCATGGAGCCGGCGATCTTGAACGCCATCTCCGAGGAGTCGACGTCGTGCGAAGCGCCGTCGAGCAGGATCGCCTTGACACCGACCATGGGGTAGCCGGCGAGCACGCCGACGTTCATGGCGTCCTGGAAGCCCTGGTCGGTCGGCGAGATGTACTCGCGCGGGATACGACCACCCGTGACCTTGTTCTCGAACTCGTAGGTCTTGTCGGCCGTGACCTCGAGGGGCTCGATCGCGAACTGGATCTTCGCGAACTGACCCGAACCACCGGTCTGCTTCTTGTGGGTGTAGTCGTGGCGCTCGACCGACTTGCGGATCGTCTCGCGGTAGGCCACCTGGGGCTTTCCGACGTTGGCCTCGACCTTGAACTCGCGCTTCATGCGGTCGACCAGGATGTCGAGGTGGAGCTCGCCCATACCCTTGATGACGGTCTGACCGGTCTCGGCGTTCTGCTCGACGCGGAACGTCGGGTCTTCTTCGGCGAGCTTCTGGATGGCGACACCCAGCTTCTCCTGGTCGGCCTTGGTCTTGGGCTCGATGGCGACCTCGATGACCGGCTCGGGGAAGGTCATCGACTCGAGCACGACCTGGTTGGCCGGGTCGCACAGGGTGTCACCGGTGGTGGTGTCCTTCAGGCCGATGACCGCGTAGATGTGACCGGCGGTGACCGAGTCGACGGGCATCTCCTTGTTGGCGTGCATCTGGAAGATCTTCCCGATGCGCTCCTTCTTGCCCTTGGTCGCGTTGACGACCTGGGCACCGGAGTCGAGGTGACCCGAGTACACGCGGATGTAGGTGAGGCGACCGAAGAACGGGTGCGTCACGATCTTGAACGCGAGGGCCGCGAAGGGCTCCTCACGATCGGCGTGGCGCTCGATGACGATCTCTTCGTCCTTGGGGTCGTGGGCCTCGATGGCGGGCACGTCCAGGGGCGAGGGAAGGTAGTCGACGACCGCGTCGAGCATGGGCTGCACGCCGCGGTTCTTGAACGCCGAACCGCAGAGCACGGGGTAGAGCTCGGAGGCGATCGTCATCTTGCGGATGGCGCCCTTGATCTCGGCGACCGTGAGCTCCTCACCGCCGAAGAACTTCTCGAGGAGAGCGTCGTCGGACTCGGCGACGGTCTCGAGCAGCTGCTGACGGTACTCGGCGGCCTTGTCGGCGAGGTCGGCCGGGATCTCCTGGATCTCGTACTTCGCACCCATGGTCACGTCACCCTTGGCGTCACCGGGCCAGACCAGCGCGCGCATCTCGACGAGGTCGATGACGCCCACGAAGTCGTTCTCGGAGCCGATGGGCAGCTGGATGACCAGCGGCTTGGCCTTCAGGCGGTTGACGATGGTGTCGACCGTGAAGTAGAAGTCGGCGCCCAGCTTGTCCATCTTGTTGACGAAGCAGATGCGGGGGACGTCGTACTTGTCGGCCTGACGCCACACGGTCTCGGACTGGGGCTCGACGCCCTCCTTGCCGTCGAAGACGGCGACGGCACCGTCGAGCACGCGGAGCGAGCGCTCGACCTCGACGGTGAAGTCGACGTGGCCGGGGGTGTCGATGATGTTGATCTGGTTCTTGTCCCAGAAGCAGGTCACAGCAGCGGAGGTGATGGTGATGCCACGCTCCTGCTCCTGCTCCATCCAGTCGGTGGTCGCCGCACCATCGTGCGTCTCACCGATCTTGTGGTTGACGCCCGTGTAGAACAGGATGCGCTCGGTCGTCGTGGTCTTGCCGGCATCGATGTGGGCCATGATGCCGATGTTGCGGACCTTGTGCAGGTCGGTGAGCACGTCTTGTGCCACGGGTGTCTTCCTTACCTGTTGGGAGGTTGATGCCGGGCCCATCGGAGGGTCCGCGACCGGGGTTCGGCCGCGGACCCTCCGCGGGTTTTACCAGCGGTAGTGCGCGAAGGCGCGGTTCGACTCGGCCATCTTGTGGGTGTCTTCGCGGCGCTTGACCGCGGCACCGAGGCCGTTCGAGGCGTCGAGGATCTCGTTCTGCAGACGCTCGGTCATCGTCTTCTCACGACGGCCCTTCGCGTAGCTCACGAGCCAGCGCAGCGCGAGCGTGTTCGCACGGTGCGGCTTGACCTCGACGGGAACCTGGTAGGTCGAGCCACCGACACGGCGGCTCTTGACCTCGAGGGTGGGACGGACGTTGTCGAGCGCCTTCTTGAGCGTTGCGACGGCGTCCTGGCTGTTCTTCGCCTCGACACCCTTGAGGGCGTCGTAGACGATCGACTCGGCGATGGACTTCTTGCCGTCGACGAGGATCTTGTTGACCAGCTGGGTGACGACGGGAGCGCCGTACACCGGGTCGTTGACGACGGGACGCTTCGGGGCGGGACCCTTACGAGGCATGGTTCTCAGCCCTTCTTCGCGCCGTAGCGGCTGCGAGCCTGCTTACGGTTCTTGACAGCCTGGGTGTCGAGCGCACCGCGGACGATCTTGTAACGGACACCGGGGAGGTCCTTCACACGACCACCGCGCACGAGCACGAGCGAGTGCTCCTGCAGGTTGTGGCCCTCACCGGGGATGTAGGCGGTGACCTCGGTGCCGTTGCGCAGCTTCACGCGAGCGACCTTGCGCATGGCCGAGTTCGGCTTCTTGGGGGTCGTGGTGTACACGCGGGTGCACACGCCGGCCTGCTGGGGGTTCGACTTCAGCGCGGGAGCCTTGGTCTTCGAGACCTTCGGCGAGCGGCCCTTGCGAACCAACTGCTGAATGGTTGGCACGTTCTCTCCTTGATTGGCTGGGGGTTCCTGTCGGTTCCGCCCAGGTGCTGCACGGTGACAGCGGTCGTGTCTCCCCCGACACCTCGCTCATCTTGCGATTCGTGACGTGTCGGGCTCACGTGTGATCCACCGCGCGACAGAATGATCGGACACGGTTCGTGGTGGATATGCCGTGGGGGCGACCTGTTCGCAGGCCG is a genomic window containing:
- a CDS encoding DUF4012 domain-containing protein, whose translation is MNPTKIAWIALGAVVAMVIALAASVAIGAFIAQKELRAAVPVVSQLQGDFGSDDRQALAASVEKLQKHASAARGAADTPMWWIAEQAPFIGPTLHAVRASTVAVDELAQGVLPALSDVDPALLRPAGGVFDLDALSTLAGPVSTAAAAGEKAADALADVDVQRTPGVLQAPLSQLAGAVTALQPALSRADALVPYLPSMMGQDAPKNYLLLVQNNAEARGLGGIPASVVMLRFAGGKMEIAQQAASGDFTNNRATPIVPLDPEVVKLYDDKIGRWSQDVTSTPDFTLSAELAKAYWTETFATPVDGVISIDPVVLSYILRATGPITLATGDELTSSDAVKVLLSDVYAKYPKNAAQDAFFAAAAVEVFDAVSSGDFEPVPFAAAIVQAVDENRVYFSSFDEGVESALAGSRLLGPLPASDDADRTTLSVFVNDLTEAKLSYYTWMSADVVVDRCSSVPRYTMTVTFVNAIDKATSDSLVSYINPALNYPKGVLGTDLQFYGPSGATFVGATFDGVDVSVTNGEHLGRPVGRLWAVNGPQDAHTMTVTFEGSPDDSAEVSLVHTPMVNPVRTSVSEVACG
- a CDS encoding glycosyltransferase — protein: MGHRRTPSVAIIGTRGYPSYYGGFETAVRRLAPYLVEHGWDVSVYGRPGAVESDDPERDSRVLSRLTRGIDSRALSTLSYGFTSTFDAARRRPDVALIMNVANGFWLPMLRARGIPTVVNVDGLEWEREKWSALGKAVFRAGAQVTAKWSTERVVDARTIGDAWQSRFGVGGEFIPYGADVPPPLPVEPGFAHRGYSLIVARFVPENTVGAFFDAAERLATTHDVIAVGSAGYGGDLDERAAALDARVPRFHWLGHVHDDNRLNSLWQHAGAYFHGHSVGGTNPALVQAMAAGAPIVARDTVHTREVLGADAGIFTGPAPADIESALRGLLADPGRQQQLSEAAVRRARDAYSWESVNAAYERLLRAQLPSVDGAGTAEAPRERER
- a CDS encoding acyltransferase, with the translated sequence MGIAGKIIHDQRERLREAGSDRWRIVSAQLAAKVGPMAVRGALLSPRLGSVHGLPLIGRGVRVRNAHLVHAGSDLIVEDFAEIQGLSRDGIRFGDKVSIGAGTLIRPSSYYSRAIGVGLVMGDGSSLSPGCYIGCSGGVTIGEKTMLGPGVRVFAEDHVMTDPSVDVKSQGVEWSPITIGSGCWIASGVTITSGVTIGDGVVVAAGAVVTRDVPAGAVYGGIPARELKSRSTS
- a CDS encoding glycosyltransferase family 4 protein; the protein is MSRRRRCIVVHPSDEMYGADRVLLEVLRTCPSDVEVEVWLPTDVDYPERQLSRALQDAGIPVRRLALPIMRRAYLRPARLPGLAWRTVITSARLLAARPSLVYLNTAAAALAAPGARLSGARVVLHLHEHIDERSRAVLPFLRLADRIIAVSSAVADVLPAALRGRTHVVNNGFDSAPATPLPSFEGGIRVVIASRWNAWKGHRVLLTAWNATARTDLRLTILGDRPPSGEAVDVPALVAESPRADTITVVGPTSDVRAHLDAAHVVVVPSIQPDPLPTIAIETLGAGRALLASDGGGLREIAGDSQLLVAPGDVRAWTDALDGLDEHALRRAASTARDRFDRLFSRDTFDRRIGEELWNGASRS
- the tuf gene encoding elongation factor Tu, which gives rise to MAKAKFERTKPHVNIGTIGHVDHGKTTLTAAISKVLADKFPSATNVQRDFASIDSAPEERQRGITINISHVEYETPKRHYAHVDAPGHADYIKNMITGAAQMDGAILVVAATDGPMAQTREHVLLAKQVGVPYLLVALNKSDMVDDEEILELVELEVRELLSSQDFDGDNAPVVRVSGLKALEGDEQWVNSIVELMEAVDESIPDPVRDKDKPFLMPIEDVFTITGRGTVVTGRAERGTLAINSEVEIVGIRPTQKTTVTGIEMFHKQLDEAWAGENCGLLLRGTKRDDVERGQVVVKPGSVTPHTNFEGTAYILSKEEGGRHNPFFTNYRPQFYFRTTDVTGVITLPEGTEMVMPGDTTEMSVELIQPIAMEEGLGYAIREGGRTVGAGTVTKILK